The window AATTCATCGCATAGGGCGTCAACCCCAACTCCCGTTCGATTTCATCCAACAGTTCCAGCGGCAGTCGCCCCGGCCGGTCCAACTTATTTACAAACGTAAAAATTGGCAACTGACGCAGGCGACACACCTCAAAAAGCTTGCGGGTCTGGGGTTCGATGCCCTTAGCCGCATCAATCAGCATCACCGCATTGTCCGCCGCCGCCAACGTCCGGTAGGTATCCTCACTAAAGTCCTGGTGTCCTGGCGTATCTAGCAGGTTAATCGTAAAGCCCTTATACGCAAACTGCAAAACAGTAGACGTAATCGAAATCCCCCGCTGCCTTTCCAACTCCATCCAGTCCGAGGTGGCATGACGCTGGTTACGCCGCGCCCGGACCGCCCCTGCCTCCTGAATCGCGCCCCCATAAAGCAAGAGCTTTTCCGTCAGCGTCGTCTTGCCCGCATCCGGGTGGGAAATGATGGCAAAATTCCGCCGCCATTGCACTGCCTGGCGAATTTCCGCCACCAGCGCTTCCGTTTCCCTCATGGGTTAGACCGCCGGTTCATGCGCAGCATCGGCAACGAACTGGCGCTCGATTCACTGGTGAGATAGTGGCGGGGACGTTCCGTTGCCGGTGGTGGTGCCGTGCGTCGGGACACTAGCCAGCGCCAGGTCAGCGTTCCCGTGGTTGCCAAAAATCCCAGCCAGAACAGGGACCAAGCCGATTTCGTCCCCCCTAGCACCATATCAATCAACCCCGCCGTGACCACCATACTGACCACCGGGTAACGGCTGTAATAAGAGCGAATCCGTCGCGCAAGAGACATTACGGACCACGTAGTTACTGGCTTTTCAATTTTAACCTAGCGGATCAAGCCCAACCAGGTTAGTACCCCCTTACCCGTAATCAGTTCAATCAGGATAGCTAGGACAAAGCCCACCATGGCTGCCCGGCCATTAAGCCGCTCACTGTAGGTATTGAAGCCGAACTTAGGTTCATCGAACTGGGGCGTTTGCCTGGGTTGGGGAACGTCACTCATCACAGCATTTGCACTGCGTCTTTATCTTTAGGGTACCTTGGAAACCAGTCAACCGTCCAGCCCCATTGACAATCCCCACCCACGGTGCTAAAAAAAGTAGGTTTTGCCTTCAGGGACAACGGCCGAAGCTAGTCAAGGCATTCTATGAACATCTTTATCCTGACCTCTGAGCTTTATCCGCTAGCGGGTGGCATTGCTAACTACGTCAAAAACTTCTCGGAAGCCTTGGTAAGGGCAGGCCATCAGGTTGTGGTATTTGGCTTC of the Gloeomargarita sp. SRBZ-1_bins_9 genome contains:
- a CDS encoding chlorophyll a/b-binding protein → MSDVPQPRQTPQFDEPKFGFNTYSERLNGRAAMVGFVLAILIELITGKGVLTWLGLIR